CGTGCACCGACTTGCTGAGACAGGAAAAGCCATGCCAGAGCGTCTGCAGATAGCCCGAAACTGGCTCCCCCGGTATACCGGGATGTCCCTGGACGATTTGGGGGAGTACATCCTGCTCACCAACTACCGCTACCATGTCGAGCGCTTCGCCGAGCTCTATGGCTGCGAGGTGCGCGGCGACAACCGGCCCATGCAGGGCGCCACCAACACCCAGGGGCTCTCCATCGTCAACTTCGGTATCGGCTCGCCCAACGCCGCCACCATCATGGACCTGCTCAGCGCCCGCCATCCAAAGGGCGTGCTCTACCTCGGCAAATGCGGCGGCTTGAAGAAGTCGACCGAGATCGGCCACTTCATCCTCCCCATCGCCGCCATCCGCGGCGAGGGAACGAGCAACGACTACTTTCCTCCCGAGGTCCCGGCGCTCCCCTCCTTCAAGCTGCACAAGTTCGTCTCCGAGAAAGTGGTGGCCGCCGGCTACGACTACCGCACCGGGGTGGTCTATACCACCAATCGCCGCCTCTGGGAACATGACCGCGCCTTCCTCGACCGCCTCCGCCGGCTCACCTGCATCGCCATCGACATGGAGACCGCCACCCTGTTCATCGTCGGCCACCACAACACCATCTCCCGCGGCGCCCTGTTGCTGGTCTCCGACCTGCCGCTCACCCCCGAGGGGGTGAAGACCGAAGAGTCGGATCTCGCCGTCACCCGCCAGTGGGCCGACATACACCTGCGCCTGGGCCTGGAGGCGATGGCCGAGATTGGGGAAAAGGGTGAGAAGATCAAGCACTTTCGCTACTGACCCCGGGGGGCAGGACCAGTACAGCCGCCTCAGAAACCGCTCTTGATCGTCGCTGTCGGAATCACCTGAGGCTCCACGGTTTCCGGGTCTTCTGCGATTTCTCGGTCGAGAACATCAACAACGAGCATGAGGTTGTCGGCCCCGGTGGGGTCGCTGCTGTCGAGACGAAAGGGCGGGCGAAGCCCGACAAAGGCAGGGGGAGTGTTGACGCGACGGTGATTTATGACGGACATGGAGCCATGATGAGCCAGGACCAGACTTGGGCCAGCTTGTTCCTTCCGGAGAGCCCAAAAAACAACGATGACGGATAGCGTCGCGAGGTTATTCCGGAGGGTGTTGCTGTTCCGGGTCTTCGAGCGTTTTTGTTGACAGAGGAATTTCTTCCTGTCATTGACGACATTATGTTATGTCGTCCGCCCTACTTTTCCTCGTCGGCGTTTCCGTCACCGTTTGATTTCACTCTAGCGCAGGCCGCCGGC
This window of the Desulfuromonadales bacterium genome carries:
- a CDS encoding AMP nucleosidase; amino-acid sequence: MPERLQIARNWLPRYTGMSLDDLGEYILLTNYRYHVERFAELYGCEVRGDNRPMQGATNTQGLSIVNFGIGSPNAATIMDLLSARHPKGVLYLGKCGGLKKSTEIGHFILPIAAIRGEGTSNDYFPPEVPALPSFKLHKFVSEKVVAAGYDYRTGVVYTTNRRLWEHDRAFLDRLRRLTCIAIDMETATLFIVGHHNTISRGALLLVSDLPLTPEGVKTEESDLAVTRQWADIHLRLGLEAMAEIGEKGEKIKHFRY